In a single window of the Aridibaculum aurantiacum genome:
- a CDS encoding glycoside hydrolase family 3 N-terminal domain-containing protein: protein MKKVLTGFVFTLLAFVSSAQYKSSLAANEWVDSVFRSLTKEQKIAQLMIIRAHSNLGPKHIAEVTDLINKYNIGGLCFFQGGPIRQANLTNFYQSIAKTPLMITIDGEWGVGMRLDSVINLPRQLMLGAVNDPQLVYQYGRVVGEQCKRLGIHVNFAPVVDVNNNPKNPVINDRSFGEDKYKVANYGIQYMKGMQDVGVMACAKHFPGHGDVEVDSHYDLPVINKTREQLDSLELYPFRQILNAGVGSVMVAHLYIPSIDKTANQATSLSYKNITGILRNELGYKGIVFTDALDMKGITKFFPEGEASVRSLLAGNDMLCLPGDVPGSIEKTLKAIKKGKLTWTDLDARVKKVLLAKYNLGLNQHKHVDTTNIVADLNKGTLALNRKIASAAITSLKQDSTNSLFPLKNKKVAYLAVGVDQTNHLGRQLKAELKADVFNFTYKRDAGSINMLTTLLKEKYDVVIIGMHNYSRRPANNYGLSAPCVNLVKTVQAQMPTVTLVFGNPYAMKEIAPGADNLLACYEDDEITQQAAFDVLTGKVIPKGTLPVTVSDQLQYGTGMTSHFFFPVTAPEAVGLQSASLSYIDSIANDAIVKKATPGCVVLVAKNGSVAFQKAYGYTTYDSTRPVTVNMVYDLASITKTAATTLAVMKLYEQGLLQLHETVGEHLTWMAGSGKEGISLRNMLLHQGGLASWIPFFRETLDASGTPLPTIYQPDPIEGYTVKVADNLYMRSDWVDTIYQRIITSRGGRENNYVYSDLDFILLGKIVEAVAGVPLDQYVTDMFYRPLGLSTLTFNPLDKIDTTQIAPTENEPHFRKQLVHGYVHDPGAAMLGGVAGHAGLFGNAYELAVLYQMLLNGGEINGIRFFEPETVELFTSYNSDISRRGLGFDKPEKNNASRSKPYPTASASHATFGHTGFTGTSVWADPIENLVYVFLSNRVMPNSEPNKLQQMDVRGKIHEVIYRAIVPMMVQVARE from the coding sequence ATGAAGAAAGTTTTGACCGGGTTTGTGTTTACTTTATTAGCCTTTGTTTCCTCCGCACAATACAAAAGTTCTTTAGCTGCCAACGAATGGGTTGACAGTGTTTTTCGATCACTTACCAAAGAGCAAAAGATCGCGCAGCTGATGATCATCAGGGCGCATAGCAACCTTGGTCCTAAACACATAGCAGAAGTTACTGATCTCATCAACAAGTATAATATTGGTGGTCTTTGCTTCTTCCAGGGCGGACCCATCCGGCAAGCTAATCTTACCAACTTCTACCAGTCTATTGCTAAAACGCCTCTTATGATAACCATTGATGGCGAATGGGGCGTAGGCATGCGCCTGGACAGTGTCATCAATCTGCCAAGGCAGCTAATGCTGGGTGCAGTAAACGATCCGCAGCTGGTGTATCAATATGGTCGTGTGGTAGGCGAACAGTGCAAGCGGCTGGGTATTCATGTAAATTTTGCACCTGTAGTAGATGTAAACAACAACCCAAAGAACCCGGTAATCAATGACCGCAGCTTCGGCGAAGACAAATACAAAGTAGCCAATTATGGCATTCAATATATGAAGGGAATGCAGGATGTGGGCGTAATGGCTTGCGCCAAACATTTCCCTGGTCATGGTGATGTAGAGGTGGATTCGCACTACGATCTGCCGGTAATAAATAAGACACGCGAACAACTGGATTCACTTGAGCTTTATCCTTTTCGCCAGATACTAAATGCTGGTGTAGGCAGCGTGATGGTGGCCCATTTGTACATTCCATCTATTGACAAAACAGCCAACCAGGCTACATCACTTAGCTACAAGAACATCACCGGTATTTTACGAAATGAGTTAGGCTATAAAGGAATTGTTTTTACCGATGCACTGGATATGAAAGGCATTACCAAGTTCTTTCCTGAAGGAGAGGCATCTGTGCGTTCGCTCCTGGCAGGAAATGATATGCTTTGTCTGCCCGGCGATGTACCAGGAAGCATTGAGAAGACATTGAAAGCCATCAAGAAAGGAAAACTTACTTGGACGGACCTGGATGCGCGTGTAAAAAAGGTACTGCTGGCAAAATATAATCTCGGCCTCAACCAACATAAGCATGTAGATACTACTAATATAGTGGCAGATCTCAATAAAGGGACCCTGGCACTTAACAGGAAGATTGCTTCAGCCGCTATCACTTCACTTAAGCAAGACAGCACCAACTCTCTTTTCCCGCTTAAGAATAAAAAAGTGGCTTACCTGGCTGTAGGTGTTGATCAAACCAATCATCTTGGACGCCAGCTAAAGGCTGAGCTGAAGGCGGATGTTTTCAATTTTACCTATAAGCGCGATGCGGGTAGCATCAACATGCTGACTACTTTACTTAAAGAGAAATACGATGTTGTGATCATTGGTATGCACAACTATAGCAGGCGTCCTGCTAATAATTATGGTCTTAGTGCACCTTGTGTAAACCTGGTGAAAACCGTGCAGGCGCAAATGCCTACTGTCACACTGGTGTTTGGAAATCCTTACGCTATGAAGGAAATTGCACCTGGCGCTGACAACCTTCTGGCTTGTTACGAAGATGACGAGATAACACAGCAAGCCGCATTTGATGTGCTCACCGGGAAGGTGATACCAAAGGGCACACTTCCCGTCACAGTGAGTGACCAACTTCAATACGGAACTGGAATGACCAGTCATTTTTTTTTTCCAGTAACCGCCCCTGAAGCAGTTGGGCTACAAAGTGCGTCGCTTTCTTATATTGATTCAATAGCCAATGACGCTATTGTTAAAAAAGCTACACCTGGCTGTGTAGTACTGGTGGCAAAAAATGGAAGTGTTGCTTTTCAAAAAGCTTATGGCTATACCACCTACGACAGCACAAGACCTGTTACCGTTAACATGGTGTATGATCTTGCTTCCATCACTAAAACGGCAGCTACTACGCTAGCTGTGATGAAGCTGTACGAACAAGGTTTACTGCAATTGCACGAAACAGTAGGTGAACATCTTACCTGGATGGCTGGTTCTGGTAAAGAAGGAATAAGCCTGCGCAATATGCTGCTGCACCAGGGTGGCCTTGCATCGTGGATACCTTTTTTCCGCGAAACACTGGATGCTTCAGGTACTCCACTGCCTACCATCTACCAGCCTGATCCTATTGAAGGTTATACTGTGAAAGTTGCTGACAATCTTTATATGCGTTCTGATTGGGTGGATACAATATATCAACGGATCATCACCAGCAGGGGCGGCAGGGAAAACAACTACGTTTATAGTGACCTTGATTTTATTTTACTGGGTAAAATAGTAGAAGCCGTTGCTGGTGTGCCACTTGATCAATATGTAACGGATATGTTCTACCGGCCATTGGGATTGTCTACACTTACTTTTAATCCACTTGATAAAATAGATACTACTCAAATAGCTCCTACAGAAAATGAACCGCACTTCAGGAAGCAATTGGTACATGGCTATGTTCACGATCCCGGGGCAGCCATGCTTGGCGGAGTAGCTGGCCATGCCGGATTATTTGGCAATGCGTATGAACTGGCGGTTTTGTACCAGATGCTATTGAATGGCGGCGAGATCAACGGCATCCGCTTCTTTGAACCTGAAACAGTTGAATTATTTACCAGCTACAATAGCGACATAAGCCGAAGAGGTTTGGGTTTTGACAAACCGGAAAAGAACAATGCTTCACGAAGCAAACCTTATCCTACGGCTAGTGCATCACATGCTACTTTTGGTCATACCGGCTTTACAGGCACCAGCGTATGGGCCGATCCAATAGAAAATCTTGTTTACGTTTTCCTCTCCAATAGGGTGATGCCCAACAGCGAGCCAAACAAACTTCAGCAAATGGATGTAAGAGGCAAGATCCATGAAGTGATATACCGCGCCATAGTGCCAATGATGGTACAAGTGGCGAGGGAATAG